One Parasphingorhabdus cellanae genomic region harbors:
- a CDS encoding leucyl aminopeptidase family protein → MTDFKTLIEADKGQAARTIQILDVTIFEDWLKEQPDSIRNIVKAYKFVANPESYLILPVTSGKGKDKDSEQGDFTVVAGVNNHKRLDPWALAKLGGKLPEGKYRLADASAKDALFGWLIPQHEFDQYKELPDRQGPSVLLVKDEIGKVDEAVRQAEATALVRDMVNTPAADMGPDKLEDIAEKLSEAHGADLKVTRGDTLEKNFPMIHGVGKAAMRDHAPRLIELKWGKADAPKIAIVGKGVTFDSGGLSMKSPAGMLIMKKDMGGAAHAIALAKLIMEAKLPVQLHLLVPAVENSVDGHALRPGDILQSRKGLTVEIGNTDAEGRLVLGDALTLAGEEEPELIIDFATLTGAARVALGPDLPAMFCSDEDMAAGLLDSGNQQDDPLWRMPLWSRYEYRLNSPVADTNNVAVGSFAGCITAALFLKKFVPDDIPWAHFDTYAWRPASKAGRPKGGEALGLRASWDYLKARYCK, encoded by the coding sequence ATGACTGACTTCAAGACATTGATAGAGGCCGACAAAGGCCAAGCCGCCCGGACCATCCAGATATTGGATGTGACTATTTTTGAAGACTGGTTGAAAGAGCAGCCAGATAGCATTCGCAATATAGTGAAGGCCTATAAATTCGTTGCTAATCCGGAATCTTATCTGATCCTGCCCGTCACCAGCGGCAAAGGTAAGGATAAAGACTCAGAACAAGGCGACTTCACGGTTGTTGCAGGTGTCAACAATCATAAAAGACTCGATCCTTGGGCCTTGGCAAAACTCGGCGGAAAATTGCCAGAAGGCAAATATAGGTTGGCGGACGCCAGCGCCAAAGACGCACTTTTTGGCTGGCTGATTCCCCAGCATGAGTTTGATCAATACAAGGAATTACCGGATCGCCAGGGGCCGAGTGTTTTGCTTGTCAAAGATGAAATCGGCAAGGTTGACGAAGCAGTGAGGCAAGCCGAAGCGACGGCTTTGGTGCGCGATATGGTCAATACGCCGGCGGCTGATATGGGCCCCGATAAGCTTGAGGATATCGCTGAAAAGCTCTCCGAAGCGCATGGCGCCGACCTGAAAGTCACCCGCGGTGATACGCTTGAAAAGAATTTTCCGATGATTCACGGTGTCGGCAAAGCGGCGATGCGGGATCACGCGCCGCGGCTGATCGAACTGAAGTGGGGCAAGGCCGATGCTCCCAAAATCGCGATTGTCGGCAAAGGCGTCACCTTTGATAGCGGCGGTCTTTCGATGAAGTCGCCAGCTGGCATGCTAATCATGAAAAAAGATATGGGGGGTGCCGCTCATGCGATCGCTTTGGCCAAGTTGATCATGGAGGCAAAGCTTCCCGTTCAGCTTCATTTGCTGGTTCCTGCAGTTGAAAACTCTGTCGATGGTCATGCGCTGCGCCCCGGCGACATTCTACAAAGTCGCAAAGGATTAACGGTGGAAATTGGCAATACCGACGCGGAGGGGCGCTTGGTACTCGGTGACGCGCTAACCTTGGCCGGTGAAGAAGAACCGGAACTGATTATAGATTTTGCCACACTTACGGGTGCTGCCCGGGTTGCCTTGGGTCCGGACTTGCCAGCGATGTTCTGCAGCGATGAAGATATGGCAGCGGGTCTGCTGGACAGTGGCAACCAACAGGACGACCCGTTATGGCGTATGCCGCTGTGGTCACGCTATGAATATCGCCTCAACAGCCCGGTTGCCGATACCAACAATGTTGCTGTTGGTTCTTTTGCAGGTTGTATAACGGCGGCATTGTTCCTCAAGAAGTTCGTGCCTGACGATATCCCTTGGGCGCATTTCGATACCTATGCCTGGCGGCCAGCAAGCAAGGCTGGACGACCAAAAGGCGGGGAAGCGCTAGGTTTGCGCGCAAGCTGGGATTATCTGAAGGCGCGCTATTGCAAATAA
- a CDS encoding pyridoxine 5'-phosphate synthase — MSETSDTGSQHLRLGVNIDHVATIRNARGGDHPQPIKAATIAAEAGADGITAHLREDRRHIRDDDLIELMDTLSIPLNLEMAATDEMLDIALRHKPHAACIVPEKREERTTEGGLDAAGQHNQLTDFVGQLRDANIRVSLFIEPDPRQIEAAIHLGAPVVEFHTGHYAHVTGAEREKELRRISDAAALAAKNGIEPHAGHGLTFDNVVPIAAIPQLVELNIGHFLIGEAIFGGLAGSIQQMRALMDDAR; from the coding sequence ATGAGTGAAACGTCTGATACAGGATCCCAGCATCTCAGACTGGGCGTCAATATTGACCATGTTGCCACCATCCGGAATGCCCGTGGCGGTGATCATCCGCAGCCCATAAAGGCGGCCACCATCGCAGCTGAAGCGGGCGCTGACGGCATTACTGCACATTTGCGGGAGGATAGGCGCCATATTCGCGATGATGACCTGATTGAGTTGATGGACACACTTTCTATACCGCTTAATCTCGAAATGGCGGCAACAGATGAAATGCTGGATATTGCCCTGCGTCATAAACCACATGCCGCCTGCATTGTGCCTGAAAAACGGGAAGAGCGCACTACCGAAGGCGGCCTGGATGCCGCGGGCCAGCATAACCAGCTGACAGATTTCGTTGGACAATTGCGTGACGCCAATATTCGGGTCAGCCTGTTTATCGAACCCGATCCCCGCCAGATCGAAGCCGCGATCCATCTCGGCGCGCCAGTGGTTGAATTTCACACTGGCCATTATGCCCATGTCACCGGGGCGGAACGCGAAAAAGAATTGCGCCGGATCAGCGACGCCGCCGCACTCGCCGCGAAAAATGGTATTGAACCCCATGCTGGTCACGGCCTGACATTTGATAACGTCGTGCCGATCGCCGCCATCCCTCAACTGGTCGAACTGAATATCGGCCATTTTCTGATCGGCGAAGCGATATTTGGCGGACTGGCCGGAAGTATCCAGCAGATGCGCGCGCTTATGGACGACGCGCGATGA
- the coxB gene encoding cytochrome c oxidase subunit II has protein sequence MHYVKAWILALGLILTPAAAMAQDALPAAPGAEAAPAAASVDAEAPAAEAAPVSGLDPALYTPMKPTEGVGMPVDKGIDFQPQVSETGKEAKWINNAILLPIMTAICLFVLVLLFWVMIRFRRGANPEPSKTTHNTFIEIVWTVVPVLILLVIAVPSISLLAKQFEPAPEDALTVKVTGYQWYWGYSYPDNGDFEIISNMLPEDEAKARGEPFQLAVDNRMVIPVGKPVKMLITGADVIHSFAIPAAWFKLDAVPGRINEKVLQIDEVGVYYGQCSELCGARHGFMPITVEVLPEDKFNDWVRANGGTVKGDDAAEAESDDEVAEEAAAETASDETTTEGAPADAAAAAN, from the coding sequence ATTCATTATGTGAAAGCATGGATTCTGGCATTGGGCCTGATTCTCACGCCAGCGGCGGCAATGGCACAAGATGCCTTGCCCGCAGCACCGGGAGCGGAAGCAGCGCCGGCTGCGGCCAGTGTCGATGCAGAAGCGCCGGCAGCGGAAGCGGCACCTGTATCTGGCCTTGATCCAGCGCTTTATACCCCGATGAAGCCGACTGAAGGTGTAGGCATGCCGGTGGATAAGGGCATCGATTTTCAACCTCAGGTCAGTGAGACCGGAAAAGAAGCGAAATGGATTAATAACGCCATATTGTTGCCGATAATGACTGCGATTTGTCTGTTCGTTCTGGTCTTGCTCTTTTGGGTAATGATCCGGTTTCGTCGCGGGGCTAATCCAGAGCCTTCTAAAACGACACACAATACTTTCATCGAGATTGTCTGGACCGTTGTGCCGGTCTTGATCCTTTTGGTTATCGCTGTTCCTTCGATTAGCTTGCTCGCCAAGCAATTTGAGCCGGCACCAGAGGATGCGTTGACGGTAAAAGTGACGGGCTACCAATGGTATTGGGGTTACAGCTATCCTGACAACGGTGATTTCGAAATTATCTCCAACATGCTTCCCGAAGATGAGGCAAAAGCGCGCGGGGAACCATTCCAGCTCGCCGTAGATAACCGGATGGTTATTCCCGTCGGTAAGCCTGTAAAAATGTTGATTACTGGCGCTGACGTCATTCACAGCTTCGCCATTCCGGCCGCTTGGTTCAAGCTTGATGCCGTTCCTGGACGGATTAACGAGAAAGTGCTGCAGATCGATGAGGTTGGCGTTTATTATGGCCAGTGCTCAGAGCTTTGCGGAGCACGGCATGGGTTTATGCCGATCACCGTAGAAGTGCTGCCAGAAGATAAATTTAACGACTGGGTGCGTGCTAATGGCGGGACCGTAAAAGGGGATGATGCAGCGGAAGCTGAAAGCGATGATGAGGTTGCTGAAGAAGCCGCTGCGGAAACTGCATCAGATGAAACGACAACAGAAGGCGCGCCTGCCGATGCAGCCGCCGCTGCGAACTAA
- the pyrE gene encoding orotate phosphoribosyltransferase — translation MTETEILEEFRASDALLEGHFILSSGRHSARYLQCARVLMDPARAARLTNALVAKMPPDIRDAIDIVVSPAMGGVIVGHEMGRALGTEAIFLERPEGIFELRRGFSLESGQKVLMMEDVVTTGLSSREAIKAIGEAGGEVVAAGALVDRSNGAASFDVPFFPLVTLEVPSYADNEVPAELAAIPTTKPGSRKI, via the coding sequence TTGACCGAGACCGAAATATTAGAGGAATTCCGCGCCAGTGACGCCCTTTTAGAGGGGCATTTCATATTGTCATCAGGTCGGCATAGCGCGCGATATCTGCAATGTGCGCGGGTGCTTATGGACCCAGCCCGAGCCGCCAGACTCACCAATGCACTTGTTGCAAAAATGCCGCCGGATATTCGCGATGCCATAGACATTGTTGTTTCTCCGGCAATGGGCGGTGTCATTGTTGGTCACGAAATGGGCAGAGCGCTGGGAACCGAGGCTATTTTTCTGGAACGACCTGAAGGCATTTTTGAACTGCGTAGAGGTTTCAGTCTCGAATCCGGTCAAAAAGTCTTGATGATGGAAGACGTTGTCACCACCGGCCTGTCTTCTCGCGAAGCCATCAAGGCCATTGGCGAAGCGGGTGGAGAGGTCGTTGCCGCAGGCGCTCTGGTTGATCGGTCAAACGGAGCTGCCAGCTTTGATGTACCTTTCTTTCCGTTAGTTACACTCGAAGTGCCCTCCTATGCCGATAACGAAGTGCCAGCAGAGCTCGCCGCTATACCGACGACAAAGCCCGGCAGCCGCAAGATATGA
- a CDS encoding flavin-containing monooxygenase, with product MATQVREKSGNDSNTPMEAVDVLIVGAGISGIGMAVHLRDKCPSKSFALVERRDEIGGTWNLFQYPGIRSDSDMHTLGFKFEPWTEQKAIADGPSIMNYLHRIKAKHDLEKHIHFGHKVLSASWSSEAARWTVTAEKSDGSHAVMYANFLYMGSGYYDYDQGYDAQITGIETFKGDVVHPQFWPKDLEYSGKKVVIIGSGATAVTIVPVMAEKAAHVTMLQRTPTWYFARDARDHLANFLRKIMPDQWAYNIIRWKNVKMQDLTFNMARNKPEKIVKKLEKPLKKELGDKYNKEDYTPPYGPWEQRLCLVPDSDMFKAISSGAADVKTGHIDTVTADGIILKSGEKLEADVIVTATGLKLAVAGKVAFEVDGESIDFHDHFYYKGCMFSDIPNMAIVFGYLNASWTLKADIVSEYTCRLLNHMDATSTRIANPVLSEPVEEEELFDFSSGYIKRSINELPRNSTKMPWKLNQDYLFDKKILLKEPVDDGVIQFYGPNSAAVSGDEPQLEAAE from the coding sequence ATGGCTACGCAGGTAAGAGAAAAAAGCGGCAATGATTCAAACACGCCGATGGAAGCGGTGGACGTTCTGATTGTTGGGGCTGGTATTTCCGGGATCGGAATGGCGGTCCATCTGCGCGACAAATGTCCGAGTAAGAGCTTTGCGCTAGTTGAACGCCGTGACGAGATTGGCGGGACGTGGAACCTATTTCAATATCCCGGCATCCGGTCGGACAGTGACATGCATACACTAGGTTTCAAATTTGAGCCATGGACCGAGCAAAAGGCGATTGCCGATGGTCCGTCGATCATGAACTATCTCCATCGAATCAAAGCGAAGCATGATCTGGAAAAACACATCCATTTTGGCCACAAAGTGCTGTCGGCAAGTTGGTCGAGCGAAGCGGCTCGCTGGACCGTAACCGCCGAAAAATCAGACGGTAGCCATGCGGTCATGTACGCCAATTTTCTCTACATGGGATCGGGCTATTATGATTATGATCAGGGCTACGACGCCCAGATTACGGGCATAGAGACTTTCAAAGGTGATGTCGTACACCCACAATTCTGGCCAAAGGATTTGGAATATAGCGGCAAAAAAGTGGTGATCATCGGCAGCGGTGCGACCGCTGTGACAATTGTCCCGGTGATGGCGGAAAAGGCGGCCCATGTGACCATGCTGCAACGCACGCCAACCTGGTATTTTGCCCGCGATGCGCGGGATCATCTCGCCAACTTCTTGCGTAAGATCATGCCGGACCAGTGGGCTTATAATATCATCCGCTGGAAAAACGTGAAGATGCAGGATTTGACCTTTAATATGGCGCGGAACAAGCCTGAAAAGATTGTGAAAAAGCTCGAAAAACCGCTTAAGAAAGAGTTGGGCGATAAATATAACAAGGAAGACTACACGCCGCCCTATGGCCCGTGGGAACAACGTCTGTGCTTGGTCCCGGACAGTGATATGTTCAAGGCGATCAGTTCGGGTGCAGCGGATGTGAAAACCGGCCATATTGATACTGTGACTGCCGATGGTATTATCCTCAAATCCGGCGAAAAACTGGAAGCGGACGTCATAGTAACGGCAACCGGGCTGAAGCTAGCCGTGGCGGGTAAAGTAGCCTTCGAGGTCGACGGCGAGTCCATCGATTTCCACGATCATTTTTATTATAAAGGTTGTATGTTCTCCGATATACCGAACATGGCGATCGTGTTCGGTTATCTAAATGCTTCCTGGACGCTCAAGGCGGATATTGTGTCGGAATATACCTGCCGGCTCCTCAATCATATGGACGCCACCAGCACGAGGATAGCCAATCCTGTATTATCGGAGCCTGTCGAAGAAGAGGAGCTTTTCGACTTTTCCTCCGGTTATATCAAACGGTCGATCAACGAACTTCCTCGCAACAGCACGAAGATGCCGTGGAAGCTTAATCAGGACTATCTGTTTGATAAAAAAATCCTGCTTAAAGAGCCGGTCGATGATGGTGTGATCCAGTTTTACGGACCGAATAGTGCAGCCGTGTCGGGCGATGAGCCGCAGCTTGAGGCAGCGGAATAG
- the lepB gene encoding signal peptidase I: MTLEKADDQAIKSKDSKKEKTDWAGEAKSIGLLLLAVLAFHSLVAKPFYIPSVSMMPGLLVGDRLIVSKYAYGWSWASPTFHVLPRMEGRLFGSLPERGDIVILTPKDQSSDYIKRVIGLPGDTLELRGGQVFLNGVAVEQEAQPDLQLPIDANAPCGSREFPGLRGTNAAGDAICSLPIVRETLPNGVSYDIIDLGPQMTDDVEPVIIPEGFVYLLGDNRDLSADSRVASPLGLNGTIPWENIGGRAEFITFSLDGTTSLNPISWFTSFRSGRAGTSLRPDRDDSAAE, from the coding sequence ATGACGTTAGAAAAGGCGGATGATCAAGCGATCAAATCGAAAGATTCTAAAAAAGAGAAGACCGATTGGGCGGGCGAAGCGAAAAGCATAGGCCTGTTGCTGCTTGCCGTCCTGGCCTTTCATAGCCTTGTTGCCAAACCTTTTTATATTCCGTCTGTTTCGATGATGCCCGGGCTATTGGTTGGCGATCGCCTGATCGTTAGCAAATATGCCTATGGTTGGTCATGGGCATCTCCCACATTTCATGTCTTGCCACGCATGGAGGGACGGCTTTTCGGATCTTTGCCCGAACGCGGTGACATAGTGATCCTTACGCCAAAGGATCAGAGCAGCGACTATATCAAAAGGGTTATTGGCCTGCCAGGCGACACGCTCGAACTGCGCGGCGGGCAAGTTTTCCTGAACGGCGTAGCGGTCGAGCAGGAAGCCCAGCCTGACTTACAATTGCCGATCGACGCCAATGCCCCTTGCGGCAGCCGCGAATTTCCCGGACTGCGGGGCACCAATGCGGCCGGCGACGCAATTTGCTCCCTACCGATTGTGCGCGAAACGCTGCCTAACGGAGTGAGTTACGATATTATCGATTTGGGTCCGCAAATGACCGATGACGTTGAACCGGTAATCATACCAGAGGGATTTGTTTACCTGCTGGGTGATAACCGTGATCTCTCCGCCGATAGCCGGGTCGCTAGCCCGCTCGGCTTAAATGGCACAATACCCTGGGAAAATATCGGCGGCCGCGCCGAGTTTATCACGTTCTCGCTGGATGGCACGACCAGTCTCAATCCAATCAGCTGGTTTACGTCCTTCCGCAGTGGCCGGGCAGGAACCAGTTTACGCCCTGATCGCGACGACAGCGCTGCTGAATAG
- the acpS gene encoding holo-ACP synthase, whose protein sequence is MIIGLGSDLCNIERIQNSLDRFGERFENRVFTEVERAKATRRPYTKAGTYAKRFAAKEAYSKAVGTGFKAGVYMKDIGVVNAKSGAPTLALTGGAKKRLDALTPAGYDAIVHLTLTDDHPWAQAFVIIEAIPST, encoded by the coding sequence ATGATTATCGGTCTTGGCTCAGATTTGTGTAATATAGAGCGCATTCAAAATTCGCTGGACCGGTTTGGCGAGCGCTTTGAAAATCGCGTCTTCACCGAAGTAGAGCGCGCAAAAGCGACCCGCAGACCTTATACAAAGGCTGGTACCTATGCGAAACGCTTTGCCGCAAAAGAAGCCTATTCCAAAGCGGTTGGAACCGGCTTTAAAGCGGGTGTTTATATGAAGGATATCGGTGTCGTAAACGCCAAAAGCGGTGCACCGACATTGGCCCTTACCGGCGGTGCGAAAAAACGGCTCGACGCGCTGACTCCGGCGGGATATGATGCAATCGTTCATCTGACGCTCACGGACGATCATCCATGGGCACAAGCATTCGTCATTATCGAAGCGATACCCTCAACCTAG
- the argC gene encoding N-acetyl-gamma-glutamyl-phosphate reductase yields MPYSVFIDGAAGTTGLEIADRLGSRVEFDLARLPENKRKDAEARREAINDSDFVILCLPDDAAKEAVSLIENDHTRVIDASSAHRTAADWVYGFAEFRDGQRARIANARFVSNPGCYPTGFLGLVAPLIAGGLLPADWPYAVNAVSGYSGGGKALIERFEQESDIGFRSYGLNLQHKHMPEMKRHAGLTHDVIFAPSVVRAYRGMIVDVPLNLAAMGCDAKASDLLNMLQHHYDGSAIVRAREGKGVSELLLNENGAATDRLDLFVFANDSGDQVRLIAKLDNLGKGAAGSTVQDLNIMAGLDETLGLRL; encoded by the coding sequence ATGCCATATAGTGTTTTTATTGACGGCGCAGCCGGGACCACTGGCCTTGAAATTGCCGACCGGTTAGGATCGCGGGTGGAATTTGACCTTGCGCGTTTACCCGAGAATAAGCGCAAGGACGCCGAGGCTCGTCGCGAAGCGATTAACGATAGCGATTTTGTGATACTGTGCTTGCCGGACGATGCCGCCAAAGAAGCGGTGTCGCTTATAGAAAATGACCACACGCGGGTCATCGACGCGTCCTCTGCGCATCGGACGGCGGCCGACTGGGTCTATGGCTTTGCCGAATTTAGAGACGGTCAGCGAGCGCGCATTGCGAATGCAAGATTCGTATCCAATCCCGGCTGTTATCCGACCGGATTTCTCGGACTGGTCGCTCCTCTCATTGCAGGTGGTTTGTTGCCAGCAGACTGGCCTTATGCGGTCAATGCGGTATCGGGCTATTCCGGCGGCGGCAAAGCACTGATCGAGCGGTTTGAGCAGGAATCGGACATCGGGTTTCGTAGCTATGGTTTAAACCTTCAACACAAGCACATGCCGGAGATGAAGCGCCATGCTGGCTTGACCCACGACGTTATTTTCGCGCCATCGGTTGTTCGCGCCTATCGCGGCATGATTGTCGATGTGCCGCTTAATCTTGCTGCCATGGGCTGTGATGCAAAAGCCAGCGACTTGTTGAACATGTTGCAACATCACTATGACGGTTCGGCTATTGTCCGCGCGCGTGAAGGCAAAGGTGTTAGTGAATTGCTGTTAAATGAAAATGGTGCGGCGACGGACCGGCTGGACCTGTTTGTTTTTGCCAATGATAGTGGTGACCAGGTTCGTCTGATTGCAAAGCTTGATAATCTCGGCAAGGGCGCGGCTGGGAGCACCGTACAGGATCTCAATATCATGGCGGGCTTGGACGAGACGCTTGGCCTTCGCCTTTAA
- a CDS encoding flavin-containing monooxygenase, producing MKNEFLDVLIVGAGLSGIGAAVHLTKRCPGKQFAIVEGRERLGGTWDLFRYPGIRSDSDMYTLGYNFKPWTARKAIADAPTILNYLQETVDEHGLAKHIRYERKVTHARWSSETARWTVTLSHGDGSTSEIECNFLFMCSGYYSYEGGHKPDFKGQNDFAGPIIHPQEWPEDLDYTGKKIVVIGSGATAVTLIPSMAETADHVTMLQRSPTYIVSRPAEDKFALAMRKFLPSKWAYGVTRWRNVLYQLFTFNLARSKPEGFKKTLLKMVREEMGKGVEMKHFTPSYNPWDQRLCLVPDSDLFQSLKSGKASIVTDHIQQFVEDGILLKSGEKLEADIIVTATGLKLVSGGHAQFEIDGEPVHFGTRFNYKGVMFSDVPNLAMTFGYTNASWTLKADLTSEYICRLINKMDQKGVQIAYPHPTAADELIPETIVDFSSGYIERAAADLPKQGQKKPWRLNQNYAKDIVNLRHKTVDDGVMVFAKAGSKPVTKSESAPKTEPVTA from the coding sequence ATGAAAAATGAATTCCTCGATGTCCTCATCGTCGGTGCTGGCCTGTCCGGTATTGGTGCCGCTGTTCACCTCACCAAACGCTGCCCCGGCAAACAGTTTGCCATTGTTGAAGGCCGCGAACGGCTTGGCGGAACTTGGGATTTGTTCCGCTATCCTGGCATACGCTCAGACAGCGACATGTATACACTGGGCTATAATTTCAAACCCTGGACAGCCCGCAAGGCAATTGCCGACGCGCCTACCATTCTCAATTATTTGCAAGAGACGGTGGACGAACATGGATTGGCAAAGCACATCCGCTACGAGCGGAAAGTAACGCATGCGAGATGGTCTAGCGAAACGGCGCGGTGGACGGTGACGCTGTCTCACGGCGATGGATCGACTAGCGAGATAGAATGCAATTTCCTCTTCATGTGTTCTGGCTATTATAGTTATGAGGGCGGGCATAAACCGGATTTCAAGGGACAGAATGATTTCGCCGGACCTATTATCCACCCGCAGGAATGGCCAGAAGATCTCGACTATACCGGCAAGAAAATAGTCGTGATTGGTAGCGGCGCAACCGCTGTTACACTGATTCCTTCCATGGCCGAAACGGCAGATCATGTGACTATGCTGCAACGTTCACCAACCTATATCGTGTCGCGGCCTGCTGAAGATAAATTCGCGCTTGCGATGCGCAAGTTCTTGCCGAGCAAATGGGCTTACGGTGTCACGCGTTGGCGCAATGTGCTCTACCAGCTGTTCACCTTCAATCTGGCGCGCAGCAAGCCGGAAGGGTTCAAAAAGACGCTGCTGAAAATGGTCCGTGAGGAAATGGGCAAGGGCGTCGAGATGAAACATTTTACGCCCAGCTACAATCCCTGGGATCAACGGCTCTGTCTGGTGCCGGATAGCGACCTGTTTCAATCGCTAAAATCCGGCAAAGCGTCGATTGTGACCGACCATATCCAGCAGTTTGTCGAAGATGGCATATTACTGAAATCCGGTGAGAAGCTGGAAGCGGATATCATTGTCACAGCCACTGGTTTGAAATTGGTGTCGGGTGGTCATGCGCAGTTCGAGATTGACGGTGAGCCCGTCCATTTCGGCACGCGGTTCAATTACAAAGGTGTGATGTTCTCAGATGTGCCCAACCTCGCCATGACCTTTGGCTATACAAACGCCAGTTGGACCTTGAAGGCAGACCTCACCAGCGAATATATTTGCCGGTTGATCAACAAGATGGACCAAAAGGGCGTGCAGATTGCCTATCCCCATCCGACCGCTGCGGATGAATTGATTCCCGAGACTATTGTCGATTTCTCGTCTGGCTATATCGAGCGTGCTGCCGCAGACCTGCCCAAACAGGGGCAGAAAAAGCCATGGCGGCTCAATCAGAATTACGCGAAGGACATTGTCAATTTGCGCCACAAGACAGTTGACGATGGCGTAATGGTCTTTGCCAAGGCTGGAAGCAAGCCGGTGACAAAGTCTGAATCGGCTCCGAAAACCGAACCCGTTACAGCCTGA
- a CDS encoding C40 family peptidase, whose product MNIVGDIEAGDQSARAKFSLHGPEEDFDPRTTAHRGDLADIALAGKLFAPHYAEALPMRCAAPKAMIRKQGGKDHEAVSELLHGEDFHLLDVVGDWAWGFCDHDGYVGYLPVHALQHQRKTAQPTHLISARAALIFIEPDVKAGVIKRLPMGSKLACGESSECGNFLKSGKGYVHVRHVQKIGAKRVFDGTNSAVDFAEQLIGAPYLWGGRSGDGLDCSGLIQMVLGLTGQSAPRDADQQLKAVGTEITADEQLKRGDIVFFPDHVGIMADSDRIIHANIHWMRVAVEPLDDVIARFDDDVVQPVLARKRLG is encoded by the coding sequence ATGAACATTGTCGGGGACATAGAAGCCGGAGATCAGTCCGCACGCGCGAAATTTTCGCTGCATGGTCCCGAAGAGGATTTCGATCCGCGGACAACCGCGCATCGCGGTGACCTGGCGGATATTGCTCTGGCCGGAAAATTGTTCGCGCCGCATTATGCCGAGGCGCTGCCGATGCGCTGTGCCGCACCAAAGGCGATGATCCGCAAGCAAGGCGGCAAGGATCACGAAGCGGTATCCGAGTTGTTGCATGGCGAAGACTTCCATCTGCTCGACGTCGTCGGCGATTGGGCTTGGGGTTTTTGTGACCATGATGGCTATGTTGGGTATTTGCCGGTGCACGCTTTGCAGCATCAACGGAAGACGGCGCAGCCTACCCATCTGATTTCAGCGCGAGCGGCTTTAATATTCATCGAGCCAGATGTTAAAGCCGGTGTCATCAAGCGCTTGCCTATGGGTTCGAAACTGGCGTGCGGTGAATCCAGCGAATGCGGTAACTTCTTAAAATCCGGTAAGGGTTATGTTCATGTTCGCCATGTGCAGAAAATTGGCGCAAAGCGGGTTTTTGATGGCACGAACAGCGCTGTAGATTTTGCAGAACAGCTCATCGGTGCACCTTATTTGTGGGGCGGCCGCAGTGGTGATGGTTTGGATTGCTCCGGGCTGATCCAGATGGTGCTTGGTCTGACCGGGCAATCGGCACCACGGGACGCCGATCAGCAGTTGAAGGCGGTGGGAACCGAGATCACGGCTGATGAACAATTGAAGCGCGGCGATATTGTCTTTTTCCCCGATCATGTGGGAATCATGGCAGATAGCGACCGGATTATTCATGCCAATATCCATTGGATGCGCGTAGCGGTTGAGCCGTTGGACGATGTGATCGCTCGCTTTGATGATGATGTCGTGCAACCAGTTCTGGCACGTAAGCGGCTCGGTTGA